The genome window taaagagtacatattatgagatcatgtaaattacatttcatgcggtgtgtaatgttgccgtgtgtgaatgtaagcggtctgccaagttgtaaagctgaaggtgaatgaataacaaagttattggcatGGAAAAAAGGGAggcgactctgaatcatgcaaatgAGTCGTGCCCAGTctgattcgcgaaccgccgtagatttacgtcactacatattaGGGGTTGGACGAACTAGTCGACATTAATGCTCTGACGCGACCTTTAAAGCTTGATGTCGACTAGTCGCGGGTCATGTGATTTTGACACTGTAGCTTTAAGAAGAGGCTGTTCCAAGAGAGCTGCACGTGGGATGTCATAGGCCTTTTTCACGCTTCCGGGTTTTTGACTTCCTAACAAGAGTGTCTGGATTAAATGTCTtcgtataaataatgtaaacgaGCATAAAACCTTATTACCGCCTGTTTAAACAGgttaagatcttaatttaaaaacaCCCCACAGCTAAGAGGGGGCTCTAGTACTGTTGTTTTGGTCTTAATCTAAGGTTTGTACTATGGGACAGCAACCCGATGGTACTTGCTGATTTTAACTACTGAACTGCATATAATAAATCCAGTGTTGATGTTCTCAGTCtcattttattctttatgtCTGTCTGGTTTGGTTCTGCATTATATCGATAAAATAAACGTTACAGTAAAGGGAGCGGGTTGTACTGGAAAGACATCACCCAATCCCTTCCGTCAGACTCGCGTCacactttctgtttcagaaaatttcaaaaaatgtcttctgttgtCTGTTCTCGCTAGTGCTTCTGAcattatcaaaaatattttaatagtgtaaaatgtataataataagaCGTTTTACTTATAGGCTATTTTTGTAATTGTTCCCCATTTAATAACacatgaaagaaacagaataaataaaaatgtttctcatattggCTGCTGTGTTCCTGAGGTGCTGCGTTTAAGTCCGCTATGATAAAATGTCTGCTGCATTagctaataaatatattgacgTTGTTCTAAAGACATAGGTTGTCACAAACAAACTCTAcacatttttatgttgtttcatCTATTAGTGCACATGACCCTTTCAGTTGACTTGTTgtaaatgcaagggaagtttggTCTGTACACACGCTTCAGATCTGAAGTAACATTAGGCTGCTGTAGAGATCCACCTGCTGCTCTTTTACTGCATAGCGCCACTACCACCGacctttttatttatcttaGTCTAGTTGTTGTTGCTCTTGTGCAATAGATGAACAACAGTTCATTTGTAATTGGATACTATATTTTTAGAGGCTATTTTGCGGGAGTTCCGCCATTCTCCCGCACTCAAACACGTCTTAAGTGTCTTACTGCCCACACTCATCAAATCACGTTGCAAAACATTCCCTcgctcttattttatttattaatgacgtCATTGACTAGTCGACATCGACGCGACTTTTATCAAATAATAGTCGACTTCAAAAAATCTTAGGTCATTCAACCCCTACTACATATAATCCCTgtctacgttttgctaggactgtctgcgaaaacttcactcttcgccccaaacactgtagctcgtgagcctcattcgcggcagaccaatcacagcagagtacaccatctgaccaatcacatcagagtacaccatctgaccaatcagaccAGAGTAGGCTGatggaaaggaggggattagacggatgatTCGCCGAACGAATAACAAAATATTAGTGCCTATTACagtataacaaaataatagtgtttttacaccttgtatgtacgtaaacttgttgttgggcactacataaaccaaaataggacCTTAAATATCAatgaatatttactctttaagaaTGATCAGACATCCATTTTTTATCTCAGAGATACAGTGTGAAAGGAAAGAAACACACTTTAATATCAGATTTTGAATGTATGTATATCTGGGTGTCATctgcattaaaatgaaaattaggACCAAGAGACCTCAGAAGTTGGCcaagagggaaaatgtacgtaCTATCAGCATGATAGAAGATCAGCATGATAACACGCCAAACTAGACCATCTTTGTTTTACCTGAAAATTTCTGGTTACTAACGTTTCTTTGTGTTTCTGCTGAATGGAAAACTTGTCACCCACCTGTGTCGACCGGAATCCACCACCATACCCGCGCTGCTCTGTTAGCCAGTTTGCGATTTCTTTAGCCATCTCTTTATCTCCTACAGACAAAGCATTCAGCAGCCCATATGCTGTGGTCTCCACAGCCTCGGCATCCGCTTGACCCTCTGATTTGCCACCCTCGGCATTCCAGAAACACTTTGCTACACAGAATAAAGAGAGAGATAAGGTAAGAATTAGAAAAGTAATCCAGCTAATAATTTATGACCAGACATTATTCCTTCTTTCGTAAAATTGTCAAAGATTGTTGTACATTTTTGCTTACAAATCTCTTCTGAAGTGTTATGTTACTCGAGAGGAAGTGAAAAGGTATATTGATGATCAGTAGAATGTGTAGAGTGTTAAAAAGGTATTACTGGATCATGTCTACTTTTGACAACAAGGTCCTAAGACAAATAATTGAAGATGGGGTGTTATGACTAACATTTGGCACATTTAGCTGTCACTTTCAGCTTTTGCTGGACACGTTGAGCTCCAGGTGTCAGCGGTTTATGCAGGGACATAACGTAAGCTGTGATAGCAGCCGAATATGGATTCTGCAGGACATCCACCTTCTCCTCTAGATAAGCCTTCGCCTTTTCCATAGCCATTCTCTGGAATAGAATTGTGTGTCTTTAAAGTGCAGTTGGGAATATCGTAATTACATTTCCAAGGATAAGTCGAATTTACGATTCGGAATTTTAGAATTATAGATGACACATGACTTGCAAAGTTGTGACGTCGTATGGGGCGTGTCAATTTATGATTAATAATTAAtcatgtacactcttaaaaaaggtgcttcaaaaggttcttcgatgccatagaagaaccttttggttccataaagaacctttaacattttaagaacctttctgtttcacaaaaggttctttgtggcgaaaaaaggttcttcagattataaaaaggaaagaaagagatggttctttgtggaacaaaatatggttcttctatggcatcgctgtgaaaaacctttcaggcacctttatttttaagagtgtaatctTTGTTAATCAAGAATGAATAATTAATGATACATAATAAATAATCATGTATTTCATTAATTAATGACtttgtaaagtttttttcaaatttaCATGCTGTTTctcaatcattttaaatgtgctatgTATTGAACAGCTCATGAATAATgggtgattttatgtagaaaacagtaagtCACCAAAAAAATTCTGggatttcacaggcagggtcatattttattagaagaaaagaataaaaaatgaggcataaatgaattattcataaagttttgTTTGGTTTACAATAGTCCCGTGTTATTTTCCAACTTGCATTTATGCACACATGTAGTTGATGTAATTGATGTTCTAATTGAAGGAACGAATTTCCTTGGTGTGCACTTGAAGGCAACACTGAATAGAACAGAATTTCCTTAACACTGTACAGGGTACATATTTTCTTTCTTATTACTGTTTATAAAGTAGTTTTTGTATTCTcttgttatattttgttcatacaTTACCAGTTCTGTGTCTGTTCCCAGCTTGTACACTTTCACAGCACGATACATTGATAAAAGCACAAATGCAGATAAAGGAACATCATCTTCTGCCTGTCCAACTCCTCCCTAAAGACAAACACCGGTCTTCATTTAGTCAATGTTAGTTATAAATTTAAAAgctctaaatgtaaatatttaggtAAAGGGTGTAAttttggtttgagaagtggggggggacacaaaatgggaggaaatgtttttgatttgaatcccATATCCTGCATTTACATACGTTTAGGCACTATGGTGATACAAAATCCATGAAATAATGTATTTTCTACATGAAGTGAGCGAAGTGTGgatggagggcagcaagtgattttctccatagggaattcactaacacaaactcaaaatgtatgttttgcatcgttttgattgtttaaattgattaaacaatGAAACCAcacagtgtttttattgtgtagcaaaactTGATGTTCATCAAGGGGGAAAATGcaagtattgactgagaaacggaggaaaAAACGGCTTGTAAACCGGAATCTGAGGAGACGAGCCGGATGACTTTCTAAGGcctgattcacatttcgcgtcttttctgcgcacatatttgttattttaaatgtagacgcgcggcaaCCGCGTGGAAATAGGGGGCGTGGGCATGCGGTGCGAcgcgctctttttttcaggagcgtcggcgccgcattgagatgaaaaaatctcaacttttcagaaaggcgcaagcgcaccgcaggtcatgtgacaagaaccaaccagccaatatagacaagctcaatgaaaatggagacacagatgatcacagcataactaaatctagtagcagagttattgcaaggtattttcagtgcatataatccatatatcctttgtttataccccCTCGTCTCAACAGCTATcatggcccatggttgcttagcgacgacagacgccaggagagcgcaaactCCATGCGCTTTGGGAAAAAAGGAGAACACAGTGCAGTTCGCGTTTTCCGCGGGGTTTTatacgcgaaatgtgaatcgagcctaaaacgcttaacgaggtttaacgtacctaaacaacgaccagggaagcccacatttctgtcaagccttgtcataaacactagCTTCTGTTAAAAGAATGAGTCCGATCGTCCATTATAAGAAAACAGCTTAACATAGCATACCGAAACAACGACTACGCAAAACCAAATTTCTATTAAAccttaattgtaataaacaAGTTTAACGTGAGACTATTGTTAACCCTGGAATAAGtgcttgttcttttaacagcagctagtgtttatttttaagaaaccACATAACTTGGCTCAAGGCAGCGACAAACTAAGAacataaaacttttctgttatcatgtttatgtttgatatcagtgataaacaaaatgtatttaatttggttttccccggttgttgttttggtacgttaaactgtttccttataatggattTTAGGAAAGAAACGCTTAGCGCGAGAATTTTTTAACTTTATCTGTTTAATAAGGGCTCGTTCTATTAACAGAAGCTACTGTTTATTACAGGttaggtttgacagaaatttgggctTACCTGGTCGTTGTTCAGGTCGTTAAACACAAGTACTTGTACAAGTACAAGTACAAGTACAAGTACAAACACAAAACCcacgtgattgaaaacaacCTTTCAGTGAGctatttttagagtgtgcacGCGACGCCCGCATCGACACAGGCTGACTGCTCAGTCCTACTTCTCCGTGGCGATGACGGCATGCGGTTAAAAATCATAtcaaacaaatttgaaagtgagggggacacggacgggattttgaaaagtggaggggacatgtcccccttgTCACCAGTGAAAATTACGCCCCTGGGTAAGTTGATACTTTAGCCATACCTTCATTCTTCTGTCATACAGTGCATTAGGATCATCCCATGCACCATTGTTCTTCTGTTTGGAGATCAAATAGGACATGGCCTCCTGAATATAAGAGTCTTCCACGTGAATGATGTCCCGGGCCTCTGTCAGCTCTTTGGCAATAAATGCAGTAAGCCTATGAGAAGACAGATGAAAATGTATCCCAAGAAAGTTAGCATGCATTTACGATATAGGCTTAATTCTCTTCAGTAACTAAAAACTTACCAAATACTGCTGGGTGTCGACAGAAATGCTCCATAAGAGCCATCTGTTTTTTTGAATGTGAGAACTGTGTTGTAACCTGGAAAAAACAAAGCCAAGATGAGTTCAGTACATTCAGATACACTGTATTTTTGTATCCTGGTTGGCCATCGTAAGCAAATGTCAAATCCtgctttcattaaaataaagtCCTTTTTTGTCTGATAGATATTAAAATGAAACTGTTTGTAACTTGTATGCAAGTAATGTAATTGTATGTAATTGTAAAGTAACAGTACTGTTTGTAAACTAttggtactgtttagcgtgttgacaaaatgtttatatgctctcctacttgtaagtcgctttggataaatttggataaaagtgtctgccaaatgaataaatgtaaatgtaatggaaCAGGTAGTAATGCATACGCACCGGTCTGGATCATTGACTTGGCCTCATCTCTACGTTCAGCTTCGAGTGATATCCATTGTTTGGTGGCATCCAGGTATCTCATGGCATGAATAGCGGGAGACATTTTCACCATAGTCTGTTCTGCGCATCCTTTAGGAAGCTGAATGAGTCTGTTAACACCTTCCAGGTGAAGACAGTTATCCACCGACTCTCCCATCACACCACCTGGAACATTTCAGTTATACCTAAACATTTGGAAACGCTAACAGACCCAAGCCAAGCTGACCATCACTTCATTTACATGtaagtgtttattaatacaCAATGTACCAGAGCTGCATTAGAGTTAATTGTGGCCTCTTAAGTGCACTTTCAAGTCAACAAAATGTAGAAACCTACTATCCACTTTACCTTTAAAACCCACAGAGATGGAATCCTGCCCGTCTGGGATTTTATCAGCAGGGGTTGGAATATCGATCTCTAATTTCCTGGCTgcgcaaaacaaaaataaaggttttgGCTAAGACCTAAgcttaaaatgtaattattaaatatattgtatCCGTACCATTTGGATAAATGTTGAACTCCTTGTCAATAAAGACAATTTGCCCTTCTTCCTAAATATGAAGAATCAGAAGCAAATATGAATTGTtatctttgtcatgttaatacGCTTTGATGGACGTAATAAAATTTACACTTAAAAAACAATATGGGAAAAACCCATGCAGACTCTATgccatgtttataataataataataaaaaaagagggcttaaagtaatagttcaccaaaaaatgaaaattctgtcatcatttactcaccctcttgttatttcaatcctgaatgactttcttcgcaaaacacaaaaaagatcttttgaagaattttgttatccgcacacattcacttgcattggttgtgtccataaaacagaactgaatgtgTGACggcgctgttcagttaccaactttcttcaaaatatcttcttttgtgttctgcggaagaaagaaagtcaaacaagtttaaaatgacaagagggtgagtaaatgatttttgggtgaactatcactttcaaatttgtatttttgtttttacaaatgttttgaCATAAAAGGTTGTCATCACTTGTGATTTGCTTTACAGAACATTGCGGTGATGTTTCAGTCCCTTCAAGTATCTCATGTATTTAGAAAACACATCACCTCCACACGCAGCTCCTTTCGCACCCGGTCACGGGCGGTGGGTGAGCCGTAGGCCAGCACGGTTATGGGGATGTTTCCAATGACAAGTGGCACCACAGTGAAATACACGGCCAATGCTGAGTTACCAGGAACTGTGACCAGCTGTTCCACATCACTCCCACCAACACTACACAGCCCATCTGCTTTATCCATCTTCACTTTTATCTAAAGACACATTATTGCACAAATATTCAGTAAACTTGAAGGCCTGAATAAATGCTTGGCGAGTGTTGAATCTACCTGTAAACTATCTGGCTTGTAATTGTACGCGACAGCTTTGACCTGAAGCTGCTCGTTTCTTTTCACAGAGTAAGGAAGGATAACAGACACAAAAAAGTCCTGGAAGACCCTCAGGGGTTTCGGCTCTGCGATGCAGAATCCTAAAGAAATGACAGTGATTCTGTTTAGACGCTGATCACTTGTCAAAGGCTGGACAGAAAACGAACACAGATTTTATAGACCTTTTGTGGGAGAGATGCCCACAGCTTGGACTTCCCAGGTAGTTATGGAGTCAGGAGCAACTGCACGATGTCTTGAAGGTTGCAAgatattttttagaaaacaattaTATGATTACAGTCTTCAGTTAAATGGGAAATGCTTAATTTGTTATCTCCCAAAAAATAGGCAGATGGGTTACCTGACAGTGCCAGAATTATCTGATTCAACAACTGTCCACATCCATGACTGTGGAAAATAACTGCGCAGATGAATAGCGTCCACATTAACCATAGTTTCCTCCAATGTATTGTCATTGGCTATAGCTAGAGATGGAAATGTGAATTCACAAAACAGTTACAATTAAGTTATATCTAGTACATTTCAGTTTCATAGTACACATAAACACTATTGTGCAATACAGAATATAAGCAGACATTAAGATCGTAGTATGTTAAAATGtggtatttatacatttttaatagacCATTTTTCaagattaaaattaaacatattataagatgtccagaagcacttcctgtttcagttttttggcATTACACCAAAAATACAACTAAAAgaacatttaaaggtccaatgtgtaattttttggaggatctactgaaagaaatgcaatataatatacataactatgtcttcagaggtgtataaagaccttacacaatgaagcgttatgtttttattaccttagaatgagatatttctatacaccgcaggtccccttgcatggaattcgccatattgtttctacagtagccctacacggacaaactgctctacagaacgtaaatacttcgacaaagaagcgaaaatgtgacaacatcttagctctccctttgaaagggaggggtggagggaGCCGTCGGTTGCCATtctcaacctcaccgctagatgccgcaacatttcatacactggacctttaaaactgaATTGTGAATTAAACTGAAATGTCAAATGAATATCGCTCAACttaattatacagtatgtgtgaaataaaaaactgttACATAAATTAAAAACTGATATAGGAAGGGCCTCTGGATCTTCTAGAAAGTCTATAGAAATGCTTTTTTAGGTTTTAATAAATCAGAAGGCTTGCTTGAATTTATTGTACTTTTTCAGACTTGTGCAATCATTCTGGCTAAAagcataacaaaataaataagagcTTCCCGAAAAGTTGTGCAAGAGAATGTGTCCTGTACCTCTGCCAAGGCTGTTTTTAAGCCTAtccaatctctctctctttctcctctccTCCGCCTCTTTGCAGCACTTTTCAAAAGCAGCACGACAGCTCACCGAATGTTTGACATTTCTTACACGCTCATTGCAGGTCTTGCGCACTTTGCTTGGCCTTATGCCATCAAAACAGCACATTCTTTCCTGGTTCTTGTAGCTGTTGACTATGAAAACATGACCATTGATTGTCATACAGTGTgaacaacatttttgttaaatgaGACCAGTCGTGTTTTGTATTTTACCAAGTGCATTGTATTCTGCAACGTAGTCCACAGCTGCTCTCCGGTTGCGACGTTTAGCGAAACATTTATGTTCTgaagaaataaaaactgattagACATCATGTTCACTAAAAGAACATGATgtctttttaattaaaacagAATATCAGGAGGTATTTTACCTCGGGGTTTTGGAGTTGCCAGATCACAGTTACAAATGAAAGTAAGTCCAGCTCCCTGCAGAACCGCACTTGAGTTCTCCCCCCCTCCTACAGAGCAGGCCAAGTCATAAGAGTTCATGTACTCAAACATCTGTGGGATAAGACAAATGACCTCCATTAActgcagtaatatttgtacaaagACCCTGTGAATTATTTTCCCCTGTGTTTATTTACTTGAAACATCAAGTGGGGATGGGACATACAGTATGATTTTATGAGTCTTAAAATTATCATTAATGTTTTACCTTTTGTGGgcttaatttgtttttattcagaatataAACTGCAGAGTCCACTGCAGCAAGAGCCACTCTGCTGTTTGGATCTGTTTTAACCAACAGCTCGAACTGTCTTGCGGGTTTCATTGTATCCAGTGAAAGAATTTCCACCTATACACAAAAAGGATATGAATTAAAATTAGtaaattttgaatttaatattcaAGCATCTAATTTCTTTACTGGTAGAACATGGCATCTAGTTACTAGCTGACATTAGCAGGTGAACTGTACAAAGTTTTGTATTAAAAGTCCAGTGGATGGTATTTAGCGCCATCTAACGGTGAGGTttcaaattgcaaccaacggctcattccACTCCTCCCCTCTACGGTGgcagacacagaactaagatgtcgtcacgttttcgctctTTTGCCAAAGGAGTTAACACATTTAAGAAACGCGCTCTGCAGtacagtttgtctgtttagggctactgtagaaacaacatggagaattccatgcaaggggacccgtggtgtatgtagatagaaatagctcattctaaggtaataaaaacataacgcttagttatgtgaggtctttatacacctctgaacacatagttatgtatattatattgcatttctgtcaattgaTCCTCCAAAAGATTATGCACGGCACCTTTTAAAATACTGCACAAACTAATGACCAGCTAGAAACCATCTTCCATGTTTCCAAGAAATGCATGATTCCGAATAATTCTTCACATCTTTACCTTTCCTTTGCAAACATCTTTTACATCGACCCACACAGAGTCTGCTACTATTTTTTGACGGTTTGGAAGGTCTATAAAATAATAGGCGATCAGGCGGAACGCAGGCACCAGATCCTCAGTGAAACGCACATTGGTCGTTGTGATTTCAGTTCTCTGCACCCTCTCCACCCGCACAATTCTGCCTTTACTCAAAACCTGTTAGAAGGATTCATTAATTTCTCAATTAATAAAAGGTAAAATACTAGTCCAAATTACTTTTATTACTATAAAGCTGATCTACCAATAAATAAAAGAAGGTGGGTCTTGCTGCATTTGGGGGTGTAATGTCCCGTAATATGGTTTTCAGATCTTGACCAGGCTGTAGGATCTGATGCTCCACCTCCAAACTAAGATATCTGCCTTCCACATCCTCCACTGCATTGACGGTCATCTTTGCATCACTAAGAATGACCTCCTGTTCACTTCCCTCAGCAAACACCTGCCAAAATATGAATTTTCAAATGAATCAGTCCAGTGTTGGATTACTTTTATTCATTCCAGTGTAATTTATGCGTAAAGGGGCGTTCCAGTAGCCCAACCGGTAGAACATTTAACGTTCATGGGTTTGGTTCCCACACAAATGTTAAGAGACTGTAAGTCTCTTTGGACAAAAGCATCTGCCACAaaggtaaatgtaaatgtcacccaaatgaaaaacctttgatcatttacatactgtgatgttattccaaaccttttcattgttttttagaTCACAGAAGAGACATTTTGAGGCACGTCGGAAACcaaacattgacttccataggctgatgttgaaattgaaaatgaggcagaggtgggaagaaaacctGAAGGACagactgcaatggtttggactaccatcgggtgtctgtgacatgaataaacaaatgatgcgtttaaaaTCAACGTTAGATtggctgtgtgtgtgagcgAATGAAACCCATTTATGGCAGTTTAAACAGTCACTAATATGTGATGGTATCATGGTATGGCTTGAGTGGTCAAGTAAACAGCTCGTGTGACATGCATCCTATGCTTATATTGTCACATTTAAAATcataaatcgttttaataacTCCAGGTTGGTTgtccaaaccattgcagtcCATCTGTCTTtccggttttcttcccacctctgcctcgctTTCGATTTCAACGTGGAGGCGTCATGAAATCAAtctattgtatgtacacaaaactaTTTTGACTTTTGTCAATATATTTTGTGTGCCACAAAAGAAAGAATCATAT of Triplophysa rosa linkage group LG14, Trosa_1v2, whole genome shotgun sequence contains these proteins:
- the c4 gene encoding complement C4 isoform X1; the protein is MVSIFVSRKRGYIFIQTDKPIYNPGEKVRYRIFTLNNVMLPMKDTIHVKITNSKGLIVYNHMMGSQEILEKSITIPDMEVAGHWKIFVSFENSPEYETTSEFEIREYVLPSFEVQIEAPQPYHTLKSTSFPFNISARYTYGKGVNGVAYIRFGLLDEKGNRTYLQGTEKQTEVVDGTAQTEVLTVELRNASERNDIRYMEGYYLYIAVSVLEKASGNLEEAESSSVKIVTSPYVIDLSKTKQHFTPGGMFSVVATATYPNGNRVPYLKFKATVQVTIQGSTEKILNEEGLGNDMGDISMSFQIPPLAKTLFITVFAEGSEQEVILSDAKMTVNAVEDVEGRYLSLEVEHQILQPGQDLKTILRDITPPNAARPTFFYLLVLSKGRIVRVERVQRTEITTTNVRFTEDLVPAFRLIAYYFIDLPNRQKIVADSVWVDVKDVCKGKVEILSLDTMKPARQFELLVKTDPNSRVALAAVDSAVYILNKNKLSPQKMFEYMNSYDLACSVGGGENSSAVLQGAGLTFICNCDLATPKPREHKCFAKRRNRRAAVDYVAEYNALVNSYKNQERMCCFDGIRPSKVRKTCNERVRNVKHSVSCRAAFEKCCKEAEERRKRERLDRLKNSLGRAIANDNTLEETMVNVDAIHLRSYFPQSWMWTVVESDNSGTVRHRAVAPDSITTWEVQAVGISPTKGFCIAEPKPLRVFQDFFVSVILPYSVKRNEQLQVKAVAYNYKPDSLQIKVKMDKADGLCSVGGSDVEQLVTVPGNSALAVYFTVVPLVIGNIPITVLAYGSPTARDRVRKELRVEEEGQIVFIDKEFNIYPNARKLEIDIPTPADKIPDGQDSISVGFKGGVMGESVDNCLHLEGVNRLIQLPKGCAEQTMVKMSPAIHAMRYLDATKQWISLEAERRDEAKSMIQTGYNTVLTFKKTDGSYGAFLSTPSSIWLTAFIAKELTEARDIIHVEDSYIQEAMSYLISKQKNNGAWDDPNALYDRRMKGGVGQAEDDVPLSAFVLLSMYRAVKVYKLGTDTELRMAMEKAKAYLEEKVDVLQNPYSAAITAYVMSLHKPLTPGAQRVQQKLKVTAKCAKSKCFWNAEGGKSEGQADAEAVETTAYGLLNALSVGDKEMAKEIANWLTEQRGYGGGFRSTQDTVVALEALAKYRAQNNDVEDLNLRVEMCHENGQREDIRLTKRNALTHAAVEVRNPGKMTVNVEGTGRGTLLIVQTYRSMKKDESYCDLLHLTVKVKGELEYKAEDEEGFDDYYNYDTNEDLHRDEPGSRMEWFDLRSRRRRQASEEPRKESSLIYTVCVGVKMNSSVGMIVVDISLLSGLRPNTGDLEQLMKGSEQYIDRYDIHQNKVFLYFAKIDEAERCLWFGADQIVPMGLVQPAAAVVYDYYNPERRCGIFYTAPQKSPMISKLCNGDVCTCAEGSCPKLRVTFSKNIKQDTRSGFACYSPVADYVYVIKFVNSSTDGVFMYYTAVISEVLQMGKDSAIHKDATRQMVLRLACDDFTLKSEASYLLMGQDEDINFLNYAGLQYRYMLNGDIWIEEIPEEKKCKGTTSRSACYLLKEFMRQHPIRRCDI